In Gordonia phthalatica, one genomic interval encodes:
- a CDS encoding aromatic ring-hydroxylating dioxygenase subunit alpha has translation MTTMDSTAPGAFGDLSEADRIAGRVYTDPEIFDEEMKRIFYKTWVWVAHESEIPEAGSFKTTHVGAEPVIVTRDRKDNFNTLVNRCRHRGATVCDQRSGKANGFTCPYHNWSYALDGRLRGVPYPDGYEGVLDKKDFPLHTLRTESYLGMIFATFNQDIEPLEDFLGDAKIWMERFLKQSNGFPTKVIGIHKFRFRGNWKIQLENTTDGYHFPMVHKSWMASVDAETADMMSFMDDPKSVTHALGNGHSVAIMAHSHVDLDIDDGTEEIQPRFAHLVEELEAAGESPERIRRYMRSMHGCGFNLNMFPNAAMSSSFFRILVPISVDQTEVWHMAIGMDGGPESVNRERLRIHEHFQGPFGFGSPDDAEGWDRVQLGAAGQPDMPIMVNRGLGREHLSDEGWPTSHVTDETGMRESYKMWKKMMSDD, from the coding sequence ATGACGACCATGGACAGCACCGCCCCCGGCGCCTTCGGCGACCTCTCCGAGGCCGACCGCATCGCCGGCCGCGTGTACACCGATCCGGAGATCTTCGACGAGGAGATGAAGCGGATCTTCTACAAGACCTGGGTCTGGGTGGCCCACGAGAGCGAGATCCCCGAAGCGGGATCGTTCAAGACGACGCACGTCGGCGCCGAACCGGTCATCGTGACCCGCGACCGCAAGGACAACTTCAACACCCTGGTGAACCGCTGCCGGCACCGCGGCGCCACCGTCTGCGACCAGCGCAGCGGCAAGGCCAACGGCTTCACCTGCCCGTACCACAACTGGTCGTACGCGCTCGACGGCCGCCTCCGCGGCGTCCCGTACCCGGACGGCTACGAGGGCGTCCTGGACAAGAAGGACTTCCCGCTGCACACGCTGCGGACCGAGAGCTACCTCGGGATGATCTTCGCGACCTTCAACCAGGACATCGAGCCGCTGGAGGACTTCCTCGGCGACGCCAAGATCTGGATGGAGCGCTTCCTCAAGCAGTCCAACGGCTTCCCGACCAAGGTGATCGGCATCCACAAGTTCCGCTTCCGCGGCAACTGGAAGATCCAGCTGGAGAACACCACCGACGGCTACCACTTCCCGATGGTGCACAAGTCGTGGATGGCGTCCGTCGACGCCGAGACCGCCGACATGATGTCGTTCATGGACGACCCGAAGTCGGTGACCCACGCACTCGGCAACGGACACAGCGTCGCGATCATGGCGCACTCGCACGTCGACCTCGACATCGACGACGGCACCGAGGAGATCCAGCCGCGGTTCGCGCACCTCGTCGAGGAACTCGAGGCCGCGGGGGAGAGCCCCGAACGGATCCGTCGCTACATGCGGTCGATGCACGGCTGCGGATTCAACCTCAACATGTTCCCGAACGCCGCGATGTCGTCGTCGTTCTTCCGCATCCTGGTGCCGATCAGCGTGGACCAGACCGAGGTCTGGCACATGGCGATCGGCATGGACGGCGGACCGGAGTCGGTCAATCGGGAACGACTGCGCATCCACGAGCACTTCCAGGGGCCGTTCGGCTTCGGCAGCCCCGACGACGCCGAGGGCTGGGACCGCGTGCAGCTGGGCGCCGCAGGCCAGCCGGACATGCCGATCATGGTGAACCGCGGTCTGGGCCGCGAGCACCTCTCCGACGAAGGCTGGCCGACCTCGCACGTCACCGACGAGACCGGCATGCGTGAGTCGTACAAGATGTGGAAGAAGATGATGAGCGATGACTGA
- a CDS encoding CDP-alcohol phosphatidyltransferase family protein, producing the protein MSPAATEEPSTGGTPPERSDAIWTVPNALSLLRLLMIPVFIWLLLVEESAGWAFAVLFVSGVTDWLDGKLARWLGQSSKLGALLDPAADRLYVIIIPICFGIREFVPWWIIGLIIGRDVLLFATAPLLRSRGVTALPILYIGKAATFALMSAFPWLLAGQIDGAVGTFAHPVGWAFLLWGVGLYVWSLVLYWIQTASVLRQMPRAAVTA; encoded by the coding sequence ATGAGTCCCGCCGCGACCGAGGAGCCGTCGACGGGCGGCACGCCGCCCGAGCGGAGCGACGCGATCTGGACGGTGCCCAACGCGCTGAGCCTCCTGCGGCTGCTGATGATCCCGGTGTTCATCTGGCTGCTGTTGGTGGAGGAGTCGGCCGGCTGGGCGTTCGCGGTCCTGTTCGTCTCCGGGGTCACCGACTGGCTCGACGGAAAGCTGGCCCGTTGGCTGGGGCAGTCGTCGAAGCTCGGCGCACTGCTCGATCCGGCGGCCGACCGCCTGTACGTGATCATCATCCCGATCTGCTTCGGCATCCGGGAGTTCGTCCCGTGGTGGATCATCGGCCTCATCATCGGGCGCGACGTCCTGCTGTTCGCGACGGCGCCGCTGCTTCGCTCACGCGGGGTCACGGCCCTGCCCATCCTGTACATCGGCAAGGCGGCCACCTTCGCCCTGATGAGCGCCTTCCCGTGGCTGCTCGCCGGGCAGATCGACGGTGCCGTCGGGACCTTCGCGCACCCCGTCGGCTGGGCGTTCCTGCTGTGGGGCGTAGGCCTGTACGTGTGGTCGCTCGTGCTCTACTGGATCCAGACGGCGAGCGTGCTGCGACAGATGCCGCGCGCCGCGGTCACAGCCTGA
- a CDS encoding acyl-CoA dehydrogenase family protein — MTVESATRRVVAEPTGPAREKAFAHALDVLRDRRDEFAQAHHVPRDYIDLLKKAGLYRASTPEQFGGEPMAPSDFMRRIEDISAVDPATGWVASFGSSLVYLAALPVQTQKKLFADGADLTYAGGLFPMHEAEKVDGGYLCTGTWQFASGCMGADILGIGLAGGPETEGKPITALVDPADVEIVDNWDVAGMKGTGSHAIRADRLFVPEEMTFIRGGASQIDEPLTRYPSLAYAAQVLAVVTLGAARGAIDFAITIGGANASITGGQAKGNRPAYKAGIARAEAELRSARAYFYEATDAVWAKAVADELITVDDQADLRLAATHAAHVGRSVVLQVFDVVGTGAIYANHPLQRYLQDALVPAQHAMLQTNTYEAVGALMLGLEAGIPSFP, encoded by the coding sequence ATGACTGTGGAGAGTGCGACCAGACGAGTGGTGGCCGAGCCGACGGGACCGGCCCGCGAGAAGGCGTTCGCCCATGCGCTGGACGTCCTGCGCGACCGACGCGACGAGTTCGCGCAGGCGCATCACGTTCCGCGTGACTACATCGACCTGCTGAAGAAGGCGGGCCTGTACCGGGCGTCGACGCCGGAGCAGTTCGGCGGCGAACCGATGGCGCCGTCGGACTTCATGCGGCGGATCGAGGACATCTCGGCCGTCGACCCGGCCACCGGCTGGGTCGCGAGCTTCGGCTCGTCGCTGGTGTACCTGGCAGCCCTCCCGGTGCAGACGCAGAAGAAGCTCTTCGCCGACGGCGCCGACCTGACCTACGCGGGCGGCCTGTTCCCGATGCACGAGGCGGAGAAGGTCGACGGCGGCTACCTCTGCACCGGCACCTGGCAGTTCGCCAGCGGCTGCATGGGCGCCGACATCCTCGGCATCGGCCTCGCCGGCGGACCGGAGACCGAGGGCAAGCCGATCACCGCGCTCGTCGACCCCGCCGACGTCGAGATCGTCGACAACTGGGACGTCGCGGGCATGAAGGGCACCGGCTCGCACGCCATCCGCGCCGACCGGCTGTTCGTTCCGGAGGAGATGACCTTCATCCGCGGCGGCGCCTCGCAGATCGACGAACCGCTGACCCGCTACCCGTCGCTCGCCTACGCGGCGCAGGTCCTCGCCGTCGTCACGCTCGGCGCGGCGCGCGGCGCCATCGACTTCGCGATCACGATCGGCGGCGCCAACGCGTCCATCACCGGAGGCCAGGCCAAGGGCAACCGCCCCGCCTACAAGGCGGGCATCGCCCGCGCGGAAGCCGAGCTGCGGTCGGCGCGCGCCTACTTCTACGAGGCCACCGACGCGGTGTGGGCCAAGGCAGTCGCCGACGAGTTGATCACCGTCGACGACCAGGCAGACCTGCGACTGGCGGCCACCCACGCCGCGCACGTCGGCCGCTCCGTCGTCCTCCAGGTCTTCGACGTCGTCGGCACCGGAGCGATCTACGCCAACCACCCCCTCCAGCGCTACCTCCAGGACGCGCTGGTCCCCGCTCAGCACGCGATGCTGCAGACCAACACGTACGAGGCGGTCGGCGCCCTGATGCTCGGCCTCGAGGCCGGCATCCCGAGCTTCCCGTGA
- a CDS encoding bifunctional nuclease family protein codes for MGEMRVVGIRVEPPQNQPVLLLREVSGIRYLPIWIGQSEAASIALQQRGVEPPRPLTHDLVVNIFQAFGRTLHEVRIVDMQEGTFYAEMVFDDDVVVEARPSDAIAVAMRCDAPIIAADDVLDGAGMIMPEEEGGPAADDAVGDDEVEAFREFLDQVSPEDFLGPES; via the coding sequence ATGGGTGAGATGCGCGTTGTGGGTATCCGAGTGGAACCTCCGCAGAACCAGCCGGTGCTCCTGCTCCGCGAGGTGAGCGGCATCCGCTATCTGCCGATCTGGATCGGGCAGAGCGAAGCGGCGTCGATCGCGCTGCAGCAGCGCGGCGTGGAGCCGCCGCGGCCGCTCACCCATGACCTCGTCGTCAACATCTTCCAGGCCTTCGGGCGCACCCTGCACGAGGTCCGGATCGTCGACATGCAGGAGGGGACCTTCTACGCCGAGATGGTCTTCGACGACGACGTGGTGGTCGAGGCGCGTCCGTCCGATGCGATCGCGGTCGCGATGCGGTGCGACGCCCCGATCATCGCGGCGGACGACGTCCTGGACGGCGCGGGGATGATCATGCCGGAGGAAGAGGGCGGCCCCGCAGCCGACGACGCGGTCGGCGACGACGAGGTCGAGGCCTTCCGCGAGTTCCTCGACCAGGTCTCACCCGAGGACTTCCTCGGCCCCGAGAGCTGA
- a CDS encoding PAS domain-containing sensor histidine kinase, which yields MALNTRTGLLIHEAETKNILWANPAACRMFGWTLDELKPLKAHHMSAQERKYRREVGVAWLQAAVENGTSRKQWKYRAKDGTEFLTDAIATLVQSVDGPVVMVEFRDIGEEIELQEELHRVSESLQRIMTHTAAGVVVLTEDNLIDDISPLAASLFGRTAEELMGRPLDEFCTSEPPLRAPAVVETLTTANGSASVQLEVTDDARTTWLAGEIETVAHDGIRTRVLTVRDVTERVEWQQRSDYQQANLQYLSRYHAMGDMAMILAHQLGQPLAASTNYLSGLKARLGRDDFDPRSLTYGIDQIEAQLHRAADIVASVKKYVRRIESTAALMDLNASTAEALYFVRLRAAEKGVRVFADLPERNLYIRGESVMVGQVIINACMNALDEIAQPTTLVKELALTTGEADGFAFVTVQDQGRGIGETSVPGLIDGAFTTKVDGSGIGLLISQHIVERHGGTIEFLPNDPQGTIVKISIPLADAAVGVSATAGSRTGG from the coding sequence ATGGCTCTCAACACTCGCACCGGTCTCCTCATCCACGAGGCCGAGACCAAGAACATCCTGTGGGCGAATCCCGCCGCCTGCCGCATGTTCGGCTGGACGCTCGACGAGTTGAAGCCGCTGAAGGCGCATCACATGAGTGCGCAGGAACGGAAGTACCGGCGGGAGGTCGGTGTCGCCTGGCTGCAGGCCGCGGTCGAGAACGGAACCAGCCGGAAACAGTGGAAGTACCGGGCGAAGGACGGCACCGAGTTCCTCACCGACGCGATCGCGACGCTGGTGCAGTCGGTCGACGGCCCGGTGGTGATGGTCGAGTTCCGGGACATCGGCGAGGAGATCGAACTGCAGGAGGAACTGCACCGCGTCTCCGAGTCACTCCAGCGGATCATGACCCACACCGCGGCGGGCGTGGTGGTCCTGACCGAGGACAACCTGATCGACGACATCTCTCCGCTCGCCGCCAGTCTGTTCGGCCGGACGGCGGAGGAACTCATGGGACGCCCGCTCGACGAGTTCTGCACCAGTGAACCGCCGCTGAGGGCTCCCGCGGTCGTGGAGACGTTGACGACTGCGAACGGCTCTGCCTCCGTCCAGCTGGAGGTGACCGACGACGCCCGCACCACCTGGCTGGCCGGCGAGATCGAGACCGTGGCACACGACGGCATCCGCACCCGGGTGCTCACGGTCCGCGATGTCACCGAACGCGTCGAGTGGCAGCAGCGGAGCGACTACCAGCAGGCCAACCTGCAATACCTGAGCCGCTATCACGCGATGGGCGACATGGCGATGATCCTGGCGCACCAGCTCGGCCAGCCCCTCGCCGCGTCGACCAACTATCTGAGCGGATTGAAGGCCCGCCTCGGCCGCGACGACTTCGATCCGCGGAGCCTCACCTACGGGATCGATCAGATCGAGGCGCAACTCCACCGGGCGGCCGACATCGTCGCATCGGTCAAGAAGTACGTCCGACGGATCGAGAGCACCGCGGCGCTGATGGACCTCAACGCGTCGACCGCCGAGGCGCTGTACTTCGTGCGCCTCCGCGCGGCGGAGAAGGGCGTCCGCGTCTTCGCCGACCTGCCCGAACGGAACCTCTACATCCGTGGCGAGAGCGTCATGGTGGGACAGGTCATCATCAACGCCTGCATGAATGCGCTCGATGAGATCGCGCAGCCGACGACGCTCGTCAAGGAGTTGGCGCTGACGACCGGCGAGGCCGACGGCTTCGCGTTCGTCACCGTCCAGGATCAGGGCCGCGGGATCGGTGAGACCTCCGTCCCCGGCCTCATCGACGGCGCGTTCACCACGAAGGTCGACGGATCCGGCATCGGGCTGCTTATCTCGCAGCACATCGTCGAACGCCACGGCGGCACCATCGAGTTCCTGCCCAACGATCCGCAGGGGACGATCGTGAAGATCAGCATCCCGCTGGCGGACGCCGCGGTGGGGGTCAGCGCGACCGCCGGTTCCAGAACTGGTGGGTGA
- the gcvH gene encoding glycine cleavage system protein GcvH, whose product MSDTKIPEELRYTEEHEWIQKVSDHTVRVGITDFAQSSLGDIVFVQLPEVDDEVEVGESFAEVESTKSVSDIFGPLNGTVAAVNEALDDAPELVNSAPYGDGWLVEITVGADVDLDELVDGLLDAEGYRGTISE is encoded by the coding sequence GTGAGCGACACCAAGATTCCCGAAGAGCTTCGCTACACAGAGGAGCACGAGTGGATTCAGAAGGTCAGCGACCACACCGTCCGAGTCGGCATCACCGACTTCGCTCAGTCCTCGCTCGGTGACATCGTCTTCGTGCAGCTGCCCGAGGTCGACGACGAGGTCGAGGTCGGGGAGTCGTTCGCCGAGGTCGAGTCGACCAAGAGCGTCTCGGACATCTTCGGCCCGCTCAACGGCACGGTCGCGGCCGTCAACGAGGCTCTCGACGACGCTCCGGAACTGGTCAACTCGGCACCCTACGGTGACGGCTGGCTGGTCGAGATCACCGTGGGCGCCGACGTGGATCTGGACGAACTGGTCGACGGTCTGCTCGACGCCGAAGGTTACCGCGGGACCATCAGCGAATAA
- a CDS encoding MerR family transcriptional regulator: protein MGDHPSDPQSGDATSEGAASATAVPVQGGLDDIAPGLFPNGTIPDALVGYRGPSACQIAGITYRQLDYWARTSLVVPSIRTAAGSGSQRLYSFKDVLVLKIVKRLLDTGISLQNIRVAVDHLRQRGVEDLARITLFSDGTTVYECTSAEEVVDLLQGGQGVFGIAVSGAMRELTGTIADFPSERADGGVSESAPEDELAARRKNRTRQTG, encoded by the coding sequence GTGGGCGATCACCCGTCAGATCCGCAGTCCGGCGACGCAACGTCGGAAGGTGCTGCGTCGGCCACGGCCGTGCCGGTGCAGGGAGGTCTGGACGACATCGCCCCGGGCCTGTTCCCCAACGGAACCATCCCGGACGCTCTCGTCGGCTACCGCGGGCCCAGCGCCTGCCAGATCGCAGGCATCACCTACCGCCAACTCGACTACTGGGCGCGCACGTCGCTGGTCGTCCCGTCGATCCGCACCGCAGCGGGATCCGGCAGCCAGCGGCTCTACTCGTTCAAGGACGTCCTCGTCCTCAAGATCGTCAAGCGACTGCTCGACACCGGCATCTCCCTGCAGAACATTCGGGTCGCGGTCGACCACCTCCGCCAGCGCGGCGTCGAGGACCTGGCCCGCATCACCCTGTTCTCCGATGGCACCACCGTCTACGAGTGCACCTCCGCCGAAGAGGTCGTCGACCTCCTGCAGGGCGGGCAGGGTGTCTTCGGCATCGCAGTCTCCGGTGCGATGCGCGAACTGACCGGCACCATCGCGGACTTCCCGAGCGAGCGTGCCGACGGCGGCGTCAGCGAGTCGGCCCCCGAGGACGAACTGGCTGCACGGCGCAAGAACCGCACCCGTCAGACCGGTTAA
- the gcvP gene encoding aminomethyl-transferring glycine dehydrogenase, which produces MTIPASEFSQRHLGPVDGELSTILDVLGVSSLDELATKVVPASIADGLGAEGLAPGLDALPAPLSEPEAIAAIRALADRNVVARSMIGLGYYDTHIPGVIKRNILENPAWYTAYTPYQPEISQGRLEALLNFQTMVSDLTGMEVANASMLDEATAAAEAMTLLRRAGKSKSNRIVVDVDLFPQVRAVIETRATPLDIEVVEAVLDSSAPDAGLPEGDFFGVIVQIPGASGRITDLGPVIDAAHERGALIAAGVDLLAATLITPPGEQGADACFGTTQRFGVPMGFGGPHAGYLAVSTKRTRQLPGRLVGVSKDADGNVAYRLALQTREQHIRREKATSNICTAQVLLAIIAAMYASYHGPAGLKAIARRVHGHAADIANALTGAGATVEHAAFFDTLVVRAEGRAQEIVDAAKTRHNINLRLVDADRVGVSCDETTTADDVAGVLDAFGAADAVPTAFATGIENRTSEYLTHPAFHLYRTETAMLRYLRMLSDKDIALDRSMIPLGSCTMKLNATTEMEPITWPEIGGLHPFAPLADTEGIRELIGQLESWLVAVTGYDRVSLQPNAGSQGEYAGLLAIRRYHLSRGDDARDVCLIPSSAHGTNAASAVMAGLRVVVVASRDTGDVDIDDLRAKIEKHRDELAAIMITYPSTHGVFEDEVTDICAAVHEAGGQVYVDGANLNALVGLARPGQFGGDVSHLNLHKTFCIPHGGGGPGVGPVAVREHLADFLPSNPLATELPQTGVTVSAAPYGSASILPITYAYIAMMGAEGLRTATLTAIASANYIARRLNDYYPVLYTGDGGWVAHECILDLRQLSKDTGVSIDDVAKRLADYGFHAPTMSFPVAGTLMVEPTESENLAELDAFIDAMIAIRGEIEKVADGTWTVEDNPLAGAPHTAESLVGEWNHGYDRMTAVYPNGLPSAGARAKVWPAVRRIDGAFGDRNLVCSCPPIDAFAE; this is translated from the coding sequence TTGACGATTCCAGCCTCCGAATTCTCCCAGCGCCACCTCGGCCCGGTCGACGGAGAACTGTCCACGATCCTCGACGTGCTCGGCGTCTCGTCGCTGGACGAACTCGCCACCAAGGTGGTTCCCGCCTCCATCGCGGACGGGCTCGGAGCAGAGGGCCTCGCGCCCGGACTCGACGCGCTGCCCGCACCGCTGAGCGAGCCGGAAGCCATCGCCGCGATCCGCGCGCTCGCCGACCGCAACGTGGTGGCCCGCTCGATGATCGGTCTCGGCTACTACGACACCCACATCCCGGGCGTCATCAAGCGCAACATCCTCGAGAACCCCGCCTGGTACACCGCGTACACCCCGTACCAGCCCGAGATCAGCCAGGGGCGCCTCGAGGCCCTGCTCAACTTCCAGACCATGGTCTCCGACCTCACCGGCATGGAGGTTGCCAACGCCTCGATGCTCGACGAGGCCACCGCCGCCGCCGAAGCCATGACGCTCCTGCGTCGGGCGGGCAAGTCGAAGTCCAACCGCATCGTCGTCGACGTCGACCTGTTCCCGCAGGTCCGCGCCGTCATCGAGACCCGTGCCACGCCGCTCGACATCGAGGTCGTCGAAGCCGTCCTCGATTCGAGCGCTCCCGACGCCGGCCTGCCCGAGGGAGACTTCTTCGGCGTCATCGTCCAGATCCCCGGCGCCTCCGGCCGGATCACCGACCTGGGACCGGTCATCGACGCCGCCCACGAGCGCGGTGCCCTCATCGCCGCCGGCGTCGACCTGCTGGCCGCGACGCTGATCACCCCGCCCGGAGAGCAGGGCGCCGACGCCTGCTTCGGCACCACCCAGCGCTTCGGCGTCCCGATGGGCTTCGGCGGACCCCACGCCGGGTACCTGGCCGTGTCCACCAAGCGGACCCGTCAGCTTCCCGGCCGCCTGGTCGGCGTCTCGAAGGACGCCGACGGCAACGTCGCCTACCGCCTGGCCCTGCAGACCCGCGAGCAGCACATCCGCCGCGAGAAGGCCACCAGCAACATCTGCACCGCGCAGGTCCTCCTGGCGATCATCGCCGCCATGTACGCCTCCTACCACGGCCCCGCGGGCCTGAAGGCCATCGCGCGGCGAGTCCACGGGCACGCCGCCGACATCGCGAACGCCCTCACCGGCGCCGGAGCGACGGTCGAGCACGCCGCCTTCTTCGACACCCTCGTCGTCCGTGCCGAGGGGCGGGCACAGGAGATCGTCGACGCCGCCAAGACCCGCCACAACATCAACCTCCGGCTCGTCGACGCCGACCGCGTCGGCGTCTCCTGCGACGAGACCACCACGGCCGACGACGTCGCCGGCGTCCTCGACGCCTTCGGTGCCGCCGACGCGGTGCCCACCGCCTTCGCCACCGGCATCGAGAACCGCACCAGCGAGTACCTGACGCACCCGGCGTTCCACCTCTACCGCACCGAGACCGCGATGCTGCGGTACCTGCGGATGCTGTCGGACAAGGACATCGCGCTCGACCGCAGCATGATCCCGCTGGGGTCCTGCACCATGAAGCTGAACGCGACCACCGAGATGGAGCCGATCACCTGGCCCGAGATCGGCGGTCTGCACCCGTTCGCGCCGCTCGCCGACACCGAGGGCATCCGCGAACTCATCGGGCAGCTGGAGAGCTGGCTGGTGGCCGTCACCGGCTACGACCGCGTCAGCCTGCAGCCCAACGCGGGCTCGCAGGGCGAGTACGCGGGACTGCTCGCGATCCGCCGCTACCACCTCTCGCGCGGCGACGACGCCCGCGACGTGTGCCTGATCCCGTCGAGCGCGCACGGCACCAACGCGGCGTCGGCCGTCATGGCCGGTCTGCGCGTCGTGGTGGTCGCCAGCCGCGACACCGGCGACGTCGACATCGACGACCTGCGCGCCAAGATCGAGAAGCACCGCGACGAGCTCGCCGCGATCATGATCACCTACCCGTCCACGCACGGCGTGTTCGAGGACGAGGTCACCGACATCTGTGCAGCCGTCCACGAGGCCGGAGGTCAGGTGTACGTCGACGGCGCCAACCTCAACGCCCTCGTCGGCCTGGCCCGACCCGGCCAGTTCGGCGGCGACGTCTCGCACCTGAACCTGCACAAGACCTTCTGCATCCCGCACGGCGGCGGCGGCCCCGGTGTCGGCCCGGTCGCGGTCCGCGAGCACCTCGCGGACTTCCTGCCGAGCAACCCCCTCGCCACGGAGCTGCCGCAGACCGGCGTCACGGTCTCGGCCGCGCCGTACGGGTCGGCGTCGATCCTGCCGATCACCTACGCATACATCGCCATGATGGGCGCGGAGGGCCTGCGAACCGCGACGCTCACCGCCATCGCGTCGGCCAACTACATCGCGCGCCGTCTCAACGACTACTACCCGGTCCTGTACACCGGCGACGGCGGCTGGGTGGCGCACGAGTGCATCCTCGACCTGCGGCAGCTGTCGAAGGACACCGGCGTCTCCATCGACGACGTCGCCAAGCGCCTGGCGGATTACGGCTTCCACGCCCCGACGATGAGCTTCCCGGTCGCGGGCACGCTGATGGTGGAGCCCACCGAGAGCGAGAACCTCGCTGAACTCGACGCCTTCATCGACGCCATGATCGCGATCCGCGGCGAGATCGAGAAGGTCGCCGACGGCACCTGGACCGTCGAGGACAACCCGCTCGCCGGCGCGCCGCACACCGCGGAGTCGCTGGTGGGCGAGTGGAACCACGGCTACGACCGGATGACGGCCGTGTACCCGAACGGTCTGCCGTCCGCCGGCGCCCGCGCCAAGGTGTGGCCCGCAGTCCGCCGCATCGACGGCGCGTTCGGCGACCGCAACCTGGTCTGCAGCTGCCCGCCGATCGACGCCTTCGCCGAGTAG
- a CDS encoding aromatic-ring-hydroxylating dioxygenase subunit beta, with amino-acid sequence MTDLSFTDPRVLRAIELIWREAALLDAKDYRTWEAMYADDAKYVIPIDPDTDDFDASLNMVNDDKRMRGLRVQRMMQGYSQSAVAAARTVRIVSRFTVDEASDASVTIRSAQILNAFKRQTFTTIGAEMVHVVRFGETTADDQIALKVVRLVDSEDAVSASGYLL; translated from the coding sequence ATGACTGACCTGAGCTTCACCGATCCGCGCGTGCTGCGCGCGATCGAACTGATCTGGCGCGAGGCGGCCCTGCTGGACGCCAAGGACTACCGCACGTGGGAGGCGATGTACGCCGACGACGCCAAGTACGTGATCCCGATCGACCCGGACACCGACGACTTCGACGCGTCGCTCAACATGGTCAACGACGACAAGCGGATGCGCGGGCTCCGCGTGCAGCGCATGATGCAGGGCTACTCGCAGTCGGCGGTCGCGGCGGCGCGCACCGTGCGGATCGTCTCGCGGTTCACCGTCGACGAGGCCTCCGACGCCTCGGTGACCATCCGCTCCGCGCAGATCCTCAACGCGTTCAAACGGCAGACCTTCACCACGATCGGTGCCGAGATGGTTCACGTGGTGCGGTTCGGTGAGACGACCGCCGACGACCAGATCGCGCTCAAGGTGGTTCGGCTGGTCGACAGCGAGGACGCCGTCAGCGCATCGGGGTACCTGCTGTGA
- a CDS encoding dihydrofolate reductase family protein yields MAKVRVHNLNISLDGFSAGDEVTFDKPIGEAGALFSRFDGRVIWGVQHIDDPIRADHVITSTWHQGIGVEIMGRRKFGPQTGPWPDDGWVGWWGEEPPFKTPVVVLTHHEREPIEFENGTVFHFVDAPAAEALDYAKSLADGDVRLGGGPTSVREFLQADLVDFLHLVTVPVVIGSGVSIWDGGADLQDRFDVETVTIGSGLTHQFWNRRSR; encoded by the coding sequence ATGGCGAAGGTCCGCGTGCACAACCTCAACATCTCGCTCGACGGCTTCAGCGCCGGCGACGAGGTCACCTTCGATAAGCCGATCGGCGAGGCCGGAGCGCTCTTCTCCCGCTTCGACGGCCGGGTGATCTGGGGTGTCCAGCACATCGACGACCCCATCCGCGCCGACCACGTCATCACCAGCACCTGGCACCAGGGGATCGGCGTCGAGATCATGGGGCGCCGCAAGTTCGGGCCGCAGACCGGTCCGTGGCCCGACGACGGCTGGGTCGGCTGGTGGGGCGAGGAACCGCCGTTCAAGACGCCGGTCGTGGTGCTGACCCACCACGAACGAGAACCCATCGAATTCGAGAACGGCACCGTCTTCCACTTCGTCGACGCCCCGGCCGCGGAGGCGCTCGATTACGCGAAGAGCCTGGCCGACGGCGACGTCCGCCTCGGCGGCGGACCGACGAGCGTCCGCGAGTTCCTGCAGGCCGACCTGGTCGACTTCCTGCACCTGGTGACCGTTCCGGTCGTCATCGGCTCGGGTGTCTCGATCTGGGATGGCGGCGCCGACCTGCAGGATCGCTTCGACGTCGAGACGGTGACCATCGGCAGCGGTCTCACCCACCAGTTCTGGAACCGGCGGTCGCGCTGA
- the garA gene encoding glycogen accumulation regulator GarA, with protein MVSGNDNGFEAPVETTSVFREDFIKEVDAPATSNEPADTGVERLSPGTALLVVKRGPNAGSRFLLDQPTTSAGRHPDSDIFLDDVTVSRRHAEFRRNGEDFQVVDVGSLNGTYVNREPVDTATLTSGDEVQIGKFRLVFLSGPRAGEAGAALS; from the coding sequence GTGGTGAGCGGTAACGACAACGGCTTTGAGGCCCCCGTGGAGACGACTTCGGTCTTCCGCGAGGACTTCATCAAGGAAGTAGACGCGCCTGCGACGTCGAACGAGCCGGCCGATACCGGTGTCGAGCGACTGTCGCCGGGAACGGCGCTGCTGGTGGTGAAGCGAGGCCCCAACGCGGGTTCGCGCTTCCTCCTCGACCAGCCGACGACGTCGGCGGGACGCCATCCCGACAGCGACATCTTCTTGGACGATGTCACGGTGAGCCGTCGGCACGCCGAGTTCCGCCGCAACGGCGAGGACTTCCAGGTGGTCGACGTGGGCAGCCTCAACGGCACCTACGTCAACCGTGAGCCGGTCGACACGGCCACTCTCACCAGCGGCGACGAAGTTCAGATCGGCAAGTTCCGCCTGGTCTTCCTGTCCGGCCCGCGCGCCGGAGAAGCGGGTGCCGCGCTGTCGTGA